A genomic window from Candidatus Andeanibacterium colombiense includes:
- a CDS encoding MFS transporter has protein sequence MSTINPAFEQATFSKIAWRLCPLLFAGYFVAFLDRVNVGFAKLQMAGDLSLSDEVYGFGAGVFFIGYFLCEMPANLIMTRVGARRWIARIMLTWSVVSAAFLFTGHLHWGPISNGLGLSDAEFSFYFLRFVLGVAEAGFVPGALLYLTFWFPAARRAQVMALFFVAIPLASALGSPLSGAILQFMDGTEGAARVAMAVSGRGAAFAGGRLSRAGETARSAKGRGLAGR, from the coding sequence GTGAGCACCATCAATCCCGCCTTCGAACAGGCGACCTTCAGCAAGATCGCCTGGCGCCTGTGCCCGCTGCTGTTCGCGGGCTATTTCGTCGCGTTTCTCGACCGGGTGAATGTCGGTTTCGCGAAGCTCCAGATGGCGGGCGACCTCAGCTTGAGCGACGAGGTCTATGGCTTCGGCGCCGGGGTGTTCTTCATCGGCTATTTCCTGTGCGAGATGCCGGCCAATCTGATCATGACCAGGGTCGGCGCCCGCCGGTGGATCGCGCGGATCATGCTGACCTGGTCGGTGGTGTCGGCCGCCTTCCTGTTCACCGGGCATCTGCATTGGGGGCCGATTTCCAACGGGCTCGGGCTCAGCGATGCCGAGTTCAGCTTCTATTTCCTGCGCTTCGTGCTCGGCGTGGCCGAGGCAGGGTTCGTGCCCGGGGCACTGCTTTACCTGACCTTCTGGTTCCCGGCCGCGCGGCGGGCGCAGGTGATGGCGCTGTTCTTCGTCGCGATTCCGCTGGCGAGCGCGCTCGGCTCGCCGCTCTCGGGCGCGATCCTGCAGTTCATGGACGGCACCGAGGGGGCTGCGCGGGTGGCAATGGCTGTTTCTGGTCGAGGCGCTGCCTTCGCTGGCGGTC
- the ligA gene encoding NAD-dependent DNA ligase LigA, whose product MADLTEAEAANQLMRLAKEIARHNALYHAQDEPEITDQEFDALVRRNSELEAQFPQLIRADSPSKQVGAAASSSALTKVPHEVRMFSLDNAFSDEDMSDFFARVRRFLNLPEGETVAYTAEDKIDGLSCSLRYEDGVLVRAATRGDGLVGEDVTANVRHIADIPEMLHGDAPAVFEVRGEVYMEKQAFTALNARLMEEGRAKADAAGEMFDPAKIRQFVTPRNSAAGSLRQKDANVTAQRPLRFLAWGWGAASELPHDTQFAMMRQIAEWGFPVSPLLARFEDPAALLQHYAAIGERRAGLPYEIDGVVYKVDRLDYQQRLGFVAKAPRWGIARKFPAERAETVLEKIDIQVGRTGKLTPVGRLSGVVVGGVTVFNVTLHNRDEIARLGLREGDRIVIQRAGDVIPQVVDNLTRDEDRPAYHFPDHCPECGSEAVAEEGEVDVRCTGGLICHAQQFERLRHFVSRGALDIDGLGEKSILEFMELGWLEKGPADLFRLRRHRGDLIGREGWQDKSVDNLLASIEAKRRPDAARLLFGLGIRHVGAVTARDLLKRFTTLPALREAAEKARAGDEEALGELRSIEGVGPVVVEALGDFFHEHHNVEVWDDLLSEVSPPDYIVETTASAVSGKTVVFTGKLETMSRDEAKAQAERLGARAAGSVSPKTDLVVAGPGAGSKMKKAAELGIEVIDEAAWAEIVKAAG is encoded by the coding sequence ATGGCTGACCTCACCGAAGCCGAAGCCGCCAACCAGCTGATGCGGCTGGCGAAGGAGATTGCGCGGCATAATGCGCTCTATCACGCGCAGGACGAGCCCGAGATCACCGACCAGGAGTTCGATGCGCTGGTTCGGCGGAACAGCGAACTTGAGGCGCAGTTTCCGCAGCTGATACGGGCGGACAGTCCGTCGAAGCAGGTCGGCGCCGCCGCATCATCCTCGGCGCTCACCAAGGTGCCGCACGAAGTCCGCATGTTCAGCCTCGACAATGCGTTCAGCGACGAGGACATGAGCGACTTCTTCGCGCGCGTCCGGCGGTTCCTGAACCTGCCGGAGGGCGAGACGGTCGCCTATACCGCCGAGGACAAGATCGACGGCCTGTCCTGCTCGCTGCGCTATGAGGATGGAGTGCTGGTGCGCGCGGCGACACGCGGCGACGGGCTGGTCGGTGAGGATGTCACCGCCAATGTCCGCCACATCGCCGACATTCCCGAAATGCTGCACGGAGACGCCCCGGCAGTGTTCGAAGTGCGCGGCGAAGTCTACATGGAAAAACAGGCATTTACCGCGCTCAATGCGCGCCTGATGGAAGAGGGGCGGGCGAAGGCGGACGCGGCGGGCGAGATGTTCGATCCGGCCAAGATTCGCCAGTTCGTTACCCCGCGAAATTCGGCCGCCGGGTCGTTGCGGCAGAAGGACGCGAACGTCACCGCCCAGCGCCCGCTGCGCTTCCTCGCCTGGGGCTGGGGCGCGGCGAGTGAGCTGCCGCATGACACGCAATTCGCGATGATGCGGCAGATCGCCGAGTGGGGTTTCCCGGTCTCGCCGCTGCTTGCGCGGTTCGAGGACCCTGCAGCATTGCTGCAGCATTATGCGGCGATCGGCGAACGCCGCGCGGGCCTGCCGTATGAAATCGACGGGGTGGTCTATAAGGTCGACCGGCTCGACTACCAGCAGCGGCTCGGCTTCGTTGCGAAGGCGCCGCGCTGGGGGATCGCGCGCAAGTTCCCGGCCGAGCGCGCCGAGACGGTGCTGGAAAAGATCGACATCCAGGTCGGCCGCACCGGCAAGCTTACGCCGGTCGGACGGCTGTCGGGCGTGGTGGTCGGCGGGGTCACCGTGTTCAACGTCACGCTGCACAACCGCGACGAGATCGCCCGGCTCGGCTTGCGCGAAGGCGACCGGATCGTGATCCAGCGCGCCGGCGACGTGATCCCGCAGGTGGTCGACAACCTCACCCGCGACGAGGATCGCCCTGCCTACCATTTCCCCGACCACTGCCCCGAATGCGGCAGCGAGGCGGTGGCCGAGGAGGGCGAGGTCGATGTCCGCTGCACCGGCGGGCTGATCTGCCACGCGCAGCAATTCGAACGCCTGCGCCACTTCGTCAGCCGCGGCGCGCTCGATATCGACGGGCTCGGCGAGAAGAGCATCCTCGAATTCATGGAGCTTGGTTGGTTGGAGAAAGGCCCGGCCGATCTGTTCCGCCTGCGCCGCCATCGCGGCGATCTGATCGGTCGGGAGGGCTGGCAGGACAAGTCTGTGGACAATCTGTTGGCAAGCATCGAGGCCAAGCGCCGCCCCGACGCAGCGCGGTTGCTGTTCGGGCTTGGTATCCGCCATGTCGGTGCGGTCACGGCGCGCGACCTGCTCAAGCGCTTCACGACGCTCCCGGCCCTGCGCGAGGCGGCGGAGAAGGCGCGCGCGGGCGACGAGGAAGCGCTTGGCGAGTTGCGCTCGATCGAAGGCGTCGGCCCGGTGGTGGTGGAGGCGCTGGGCGACTTCTTCCATGAGCACCACAATGTCGAAGTGTGGGACGATCTGCTGAGCGAAGTCTCCCCACCCGATTACATCGTCGAGACCACCGCCAGCGCGGTTTCGGGCAAGACCGTGGTGTTCACCGGCAAGCTCGAAACCATGAGCCGCGACGAGGCCAAGGCGCAGGCCGAACGGCTCGGTGCGCGGGCGGCGGGTTCGGTTTCGCCGAAGACCGATCTGGTGGTCGCCGGGCCGGGCGCTGGGTCGAAGATGAAGAAGGCGGCGGAACTCGGGATCGAGGTGATCGACGAGGCCGCTTGGGCCGAGATAGTGAAAGCGGCGGGGTAG
- the recN gene encoding DNA repair protein RecN → MLTALAIRNIVLIEALDLTFGPGLGVLTGETGAGKSILLDALGLVLGNRADSGLVRAGTDQASVTATFEFASLPAAVRDPLAEAEVEIEPGEALIVRRSLKADGGSKAFINDQPVGVALLRELAGALVEIHGQHDDRGLVNPRGHRLLLDRFGGGDAGAVGTAWNHWRAAEEKLAEARDAIAQAKADQDLLLAHIEELAALAPEEGEEAALADARAAMQKGEKLSEDLEQLRHLWDGSDSALAVLRGGARRLDRIAGEHPLLAEALESLDRAVIEAGEAEARLEKAAEALSFEPAELDRIETRLFDLRALARKHRCEVDELPAKMRGIRTALDSIEAGDAEIGALEQAAAQAGAAYRGGAEALHAARTEAALRLDQAVAKELAPLKLDSAKFRTAVTALPEERWGPSGIDSVEFLISTNPGADFAPLAKIASGGELSRFILALKVALAEQGGAATVIFDEIDRGVGGAVASAIGERLARLAGGGQLLAVTHSPQVAARGGQHYMIAKSSEGTVTRTSVQLLDQAGRQEEIARMLSGAEITSEARAQADRLLEGV, encoded by the coding sequence ATGCTTACCGCGCTTGCCATCCGCAACATCGTCCTGATCGAGGCGCTCGACCTGACTTTCGGGCCGGGCCTCGGCGTGCTCACCGGCGAGACCGGGGCGGGCAAGTCGATCCTGCTCGATGCGCTCGGGCTGGTGCTCGGCAACCGCGCCGACAGCGGGCTGGTCCGCGCGGGCACCGATCAGGCAAGCGTTACCGCAACCTTCGAATTTGCCAGCCTTCCTGCAGCGGTGCGCGATCCCTTGGCCGAGGCCGAAGTCGAGATCGAACCGGGCGAGGCGCTGATCGTCCGCCGCTCGCTCAAGGCCGATGGCGGCTCGAAGGCCTTCATCAACGACCAGCCGGTCGGCGTCGCATTGCTGCGCGAACTCGCGGGCGCGCTGGTCGAGATCCATGGCCAGCACGACGATCGCGGGCTGGTCAATCCGCGCGGCCACCGCCTGTTGCTCGACCGTTTCGGGGGCGGCGATGCGGGCGCGGTCGGCACCGCATGGAACCATTGGCGCGCGGCCGAGGAAAAACTCGCCGAAGCGCGCGATGCGATCGCGCAGGCCAAGGCCGACCAGGATCTGCTGCTCGCCCATATCGAGGAACTGGCCGCGCTCGCGCCCGAGGAGGGCGAGGAGGCCGCGCTCGCCGATGCCCGCGCGGCGATGCAGAAGGGCGAGAAATTGTCGGAGGATCTGGAGCAACTGCGCCATCTGTGGGACGGCTCCGACAGCGCGCTCGCGGTCCTGCGCGGCGGCGCGCGGCGGCTCGACCGGATCGCGGGCGAGCACCCGCTGCTGGCCGAGGCGCTGGAATCGCTCGACCGCGCGGTGATCGAGGCGGGCGAGGCCGAAGCCCGGCTGGAAAAGGCGGCCGAGGCGCTGAGCTTCGAGCCGGCCGAACTCGACCGGATCGAGACCCGCCTGTTCGACCTGCGCGCGCTCGCCCGCAAGCACCGCTGCGAAGTCGACGAGCTGCCGGCGAAGATGCGCGGGATCCGCACGGCGCTCGATTCGATCGAGGCCGGCGATGCCGAGATCGGCGCGCTGGAACAAGCCGCCGCGCAGGCCGGCGCCGCCTATCGCGGCGGCGCCGAAGCGCTCCACGCGGCCCGCACCGAGGCCGCATTACGGCTCGACCAGGCGGTCGCGAAGGAACTCGCGCCGCTCAAGCTCGATTCCGCCAAATTCCGCACCGCGGTCACCGCGCTGCCCGAGGAGCGCTGGGGCCCGAGCGGGATTGATTCAGTTGAATTCCTGATCTCGACCAACCCCGGCGCCGACTTCGCCCCGCTCGCGAAGATCGCCAGCGGCGGCGAACTCTCGCGCTTCATCCTCGCGCTGAAGGTCGCGCTCGCCGAACAGGGCGGCGCGGCGACGGTGATCTTCGACGAGATCGACCGCGGCGTCGGCGGCGCGGTTGCCAGCGCGATCGGCGAACGGCTAGCGCGGCTGGCCGGGGGCGGGCAATTGCTCGCGGTCACCCACTCGCCGCAGGTCGCGGCGCGGGGCGGGCAGCATTACATGATCGCGAAGTCGTCGGAGGGGACGGTGACGCGCACCTCGGTGCAGTTGCTGGATCAGGCGGGGCGGCAGGAAGAGATCGCCCGGATGCTTTCGGGGGCAGAGATTACCAGCGAAGCGAGGGCGCAGGCGGACCGGCTGCTCGAAGGCGTCTAG
- a CDS encoding outer membrane protein assembly factor BamD has protein sequence MQPTRRSARSFARPLILGAAAVAISLTAGCGGNKGGQKDTAYVARDVESLYSAAKQRLDRGDYKIAAALFDEVERQHPYSPWARRAQLMSAFSYYVGRDYNKSVQASQRFLSIHPGNKDAPYAYYLIALCYYEQISDVQRDQAITDQALTALTEVNRRFPRTDYAADARIKLDLVNDHLAGKDMEIGRFYEKTGKWLAAQLRFQNVVEKYSTTSHAPEALYRLTETSLSLGVPREAQRYAAVLGANYPGSEWYQKAFDLMDENAHWAVAGVASAR, from the coding sequence ATGCAACCGACCCGACGCTCTGCTCGCTCCTTCGCCCGGCCGCTCATTCTGGGCGCCGCTGCGGTGGCAATTTCCCTTACCGCCGGCTGCGGCGGCAACAAGGGCGGACAGAAAGACACCGCCTATGTCGCGCGCGACGTGGAATCGCTCTACAGCGCGGCCAAGCAGCGGCTCGACAGGGGCGATTACAAGATCGCCGCCGCGCTGTTCGACGAGGTTGAGCGCCAGCATCCCTATTCGCCCTGGGCCCGCCGCGCGCAGCTGATGAGTGCGTTCAGCTATTACGTCGGGCGCGATTACAACAAATCGGTCCAGGCTTCGCAGCGCTTCCTCTCGATCCATCCGGGCAACAAGGATGCGCCTTACGCCTATTACCTGATCGCGCTCTGCTATTACGAGCAGATCAGCGATGTGCAGCGCGATCAGGCGATCACCGATCAGGCGCTGACCGCGCTGACCGAGGTCAACCGCCGGTTTCCGCGGACCGATTACGCGGCCGACGCAAGGATCAAGCTCGATCTGGTCAACGATCACCTTGCGGGCAAGGACATGGAGATCGGCCGCTTCTACGAGAAGACCGGCAAGTGGCTCGCGGCGCAGTTGCGGTTCCAGAACGTGGTCGAGAAATACTCCACCACCAGCCACGCGCCCGAAGCGCTGTACCGGCTCACCGAGACCAGCCTGTCGCTGGGCGTGCCGCGGGAAGCGCAGCGCTATGCCGCCGTGCTCGGCGCGAATTACCCCGGCAGCGAATGGTACCAGAAGGCGTTCGACCTGATGGACGAAAATGCCCACTGGGCGGTCGCCGGGGTCGCTTCCGCGCGATAG
- a CDS encoding sterol desaturase family protein has product MPNTARAAIAASTVLHVFDKLFSRFQWPSILSALIIAALVWLWRRHAEPQRTPGLCRFLFPREIWLHRSALLDLRFVLFDKTALALLVGIGALFVVPKHIDAVAKGSGWIAHNGAHASLGIVIAYTFVLLLVEDFFRYWAHRWMHESPFLWQFHKVHHSSEVLIPLSQLRDHPVNGLVDLTRGALAVPLVTGAFLLVFPGKLTALSILGVNAGRFVFDIAGAQLRHSHVWISFGAVFERIVVSPAQHQIHHSRDPVHYNSNYGSQLAIWDWLFGTLRVAGKHEELQFGIDARDTERMLTVRAMYWVPCVDAWGIAKRWWQRRRAGSSGRRGDGPRANPV; this is encoded by the coding sequence ATGCCCAATACCGCCCGCGCCGCAATCGCCGCCAGCACCGTTCTTCACGTTTTCGACAAGCTGTTCTCGCGGTTCCAGTGGCCCTCGATCCTCTCGGCGCTGATCATCGCTGCGTTGGTCTGGCTTTGGCGGCGGCATGCCGAGCCCCAGCGGACGCCCGGCCTCTGCCGGTTCCTGTTCCCGCGTGAAATCTGGCTGCACCGCTCCGCGTTGCTCGACCTGCGCTTCGTGCTGTTCGACAAGACCGCTCTGGCGCTGCTGGTCGGGATCGGCGCCTTGTTCGTGGTGCCGAAGCATATCGACGCGGTCGCCAAGGGTTCGGGCTGGATCGCGCATAATGGCGCGCATGCCAGTCTCGGGATCGTGATCGCCTATACATTCGTGCTGCTGCTGGTGGAAGATTTCTTCCGCTACTGGGCGCATCGCTGGATGCATGAAAGCCCGTTCCTGTGGCAGTTCCATAAGGTCCACCATTCGTCCGAGGTGCTGATCCCGCTGTCGCAGTTGCGCGATCATCCGGTCAATGGGCTGGTCGATCTCACCCGCGGTGCGCTCGCGGTGCCACTGGTGACCGGGGCGTTTCTGCTGGTGTTCCCCGGCAAGCTCACCGCCCTCTCGATCCTCGGCGTGAATGCCGGGCGCTTCGTGTTCGACATTGCCGGCGCCCAGCTGCGCCACAGCCATGTGTGGATCTCGTTCGGAGCGGTGTTCGAACGGATCGTGGTCAGTCCCGCGCAGCACCAGATCCACCACAGCCGCGATCCGGTCCATTACAACAGCAATTACGGCTCCCAGCTCGCGATCTGGGACTGGCTGTTCGGCACATTGCGCGTCGCCGGCAAGCACGAGGAACTGCAGTTCGGGATCGACGCGCGCGACACCGAGCGGATGCTCACGGTCCGGGCGATGTACTGGGTACCCTGCGTCGATGCCTGGGGAATTGCGAAGCGCTGGTGGCAACGGCGCCGGGCGGGTTCGTCCGGGCGGCGAGGCGATGGCCCCCGGGCGAACCCTGTATAA
- a CDS encoding helix-turn-helix transcriptional regulator yields the protein MGAQFKTMPEGTGKSGSPLDTLTAKQREVLELLLQHKTSKEIAQILGISPHTVDQRVDGAKDKLGAATRGDLAMIYRRLSGISERMTYEDSHIENPPIPVDSGLGNGAVAETAASGPMGIEGSQTESGIADYRVVPEMFDGRYGTAMRIGAIVLLALLLLLVVLGGLALYIQTSQVLEDWYGL from the coding sequence GTGGGAGCACAGTTCAAGACCATGCCCGAAGGCACGGGAAAATCCGGATCCCCCCTCGACACCCTCACTGCCAAGCAGCGGGAGGTGCTGGAGCTGTTGCTGCAGCACAAGACCTCGAAGGAGATCGCACAGATCCTCGGAATCTCGCCGCATACGGTCGACCAGCGGGTCGACGGGGCGAAGGACAAGCTCGGCGCCGCGACCCGCGGCGACCTCGCGATGATCTATCGCCGGCTCAGCGGCATATCCGAACGAATGACATATGAAGATTCCCATATCGAAAATCCGCCGATTCCCGTCGATTCAGGGCTCGGGAACGGCGCGGTAGCGGAAACCGCCGCCAGCGGTCCGATGGGGATCGAGGGCAGTCAGACCGAAAGCGGCATCGCCGATTATCGCGTCGTCCCCGAGATGTTCGATGGCCGCTACGGCACGGCTATGAGGATCGGGGCGATCGTCTTGCTGGCGCTGCTCCTGCTGCTCGTGGTTCTTGGGGGGCTCGCACTGTACATCCAGACCTCGCAGGTTCTGGAAGACTGGTACGGCCTGTAG
- a CDS encoding MarR family transcriptional regulator, with protein sequence MNDPASLTRKLMLLGNQMMELASELGRTEDGVLGTEDRFDALRDDSPAWRIAAQRLYDERKRRADFFPAMMFGEAAWDMLLDLYVAEKRNELISITSACVASNAPATTALRWIRMLEEQELATRFADERDGRRNFIRISERGYALMTAYLAAIQPQWRDDDVLRPRIRRPDGTTRDRFDPIERRKGNGGI encoded by the coding sequence GTGAACGATCCCGCCTCGCTCACCCGCAAACTGATGCTGCTCGGCAACCAGATGATGGAGCTGGCAAGCGAACTGGGACGGACGGAGGATGGCGTGCTCGGAACCGAAGACCGGTTTGACGCGCTGCGCGACGACAGCCCCGCGTGGCGGATCGCGGCGCAGCGGCTCTATGACGAGCGCAAGCGGCGCGCGGATTTCTTCCCGGCGATGATGTTCGGCGAAGCGGCGTGGGACATGCTGCTCGACCTCTATGTCGCCGAGAAGCGCAACGAGCTGATCAGCATCACCAGCGCCTGCGTCGCCTCCAACGCGCCGGCGACCACCGCGCTGCGCTGGATCCGGATGCTCGAGGAGCAGGAGCTCGCGACCCGCTTTGCCGACGAGCGCGACGGAAGGCGCAATTTCATCCGCATCTCCGAACGCGGCTATGCGCTGATGACCGCCTATTTGGCCGCGATCCAGCCGCAGTGGCGCGACGACGACGTGCTGCGGCCGCGCATCCGCCGCCCGGATGGGACCACCCGCGACCGCTTCGATCCGATCGAGCGGCGCAAGGGGAACGGCGGGATCTAG
- a CDS encoding alpha/beta hydrolase, translating to MLRFAAVFAALGALVMAAPGQAEVSPFPKDFKTREIATNGATIHVRYGGSGPAVVLLHGYGETGDMWAPLAANLEKDHTVIVPDLRGLGLSSKPAGGFDKKTQAGDVAGVLDALGVQKADLVTHDIGNMVGFAFAEYDTARVGSFVLIDAPVPGVGPWEEILKNPLLWHFRFGGPDMERLVKGRERIYLDRFWNEFSADPKHFDEASRRHYAKLYALPGAMHSGFSQFAAFDQDAVDNRAWLAAGNRLHMPVYAIGGEKSFGLTMAAVMRAAADNVTEGVVPGSGHWIMEENPSATVGMVRAFLDAHPAS from the coding sequence ATGCTCAGATTCGCTGCAGTTTTCGCCGCATTGGGGGCGCTGGTCATGGCCGCGCCCGGCCAGGCCGAGGTTTCGCCGTTCCCGAAGGATTTCAAGACCCGCGAGATCGCGACCAACGGCGCGACCATCCATGTCCGCTACGGCGGGAGCGGCCCGGCGGTGGTGCTGCTCCACGGCTATGGCGAGACCGGCGACATGTGGGCGCCGCTCGCGGCCAATCTCGAGAAGGACCACACGGTGATCGTGCCCGATCTGCGCGGGCTCGGCCTGTCGTCAAAGCCGGCCGGCGGGTTCGACAAGAAGACCCAGGCAGGCGATGTCGCCGGGGTGCTCGATGCGCTGGGGGTCCAGAAGGCCGATCTGGTCACCCATGACATCGGCAATATGGTCGGCTTCGCCTTCGCCGAATACGACACCGCGCGGGTCGGCAGTTTCGTGCTGATCGACGCGCCGGTCCCCGGCGTCGGCCCGTGGGAGGAAATCCTCAAGAACCCGCTGCTGTGGCACTTCCGCTTCGGCGGGCCGGACATGGAGCGGCTGGTGAAGGGGCGCGAGCGGATCTATCTCGACCGCTTCTGGAACGAATTCTCGGCCGATCCGAAGCATTTCGACGAAGCCTCGCGCCGGCATTACGCGAAGCTCTACGCGCTCCCCGGCGCGATGCATTCGGGCTTCTCGCAATTCGCGGCGTTCGACCAGGACGCGGTCGACAACCGCGCCTGGCTGGCCGCCGGCAACCGCCTGCACATGCCGGTCTATGCGATCGGCGGGGAGAAATCCTTCGGCCTCACGATGGCGGCGGTGATGCGCGCGGCGGCGGATAATGTGACCGAAGGCGTGGTGCCCGGATCGGGCCACTGGATCATGGAGGAAAACCCCTCCGCCACCGTCGGCATGGTCCGCGCCTTCCTCGACGCGCATCCGGCGAGCTAG
- a CDS encoding DUF983 domain-containing protein has protein sequence MTDLPDPAETPATDDKFARILRCGWRGLCPRCEKGRMFKSWLKLVDTCPECGLNYRFAAPDDGPAFFSQCIVAFPLIFLVLWLQVAYDPPVWVHLFTSVPLMLAGCILPLQPIKGWLVASQYINRAQEAGTEALWARLDGREPGQGSSFDD, from the coding sequence ATGACCGACCTGCCCGATCCCGCCGAGACTCCCGCAACGGACGACAAATTCGCCCGCATCCTGCGCTGCGGCTGGCGCGGGCTGTGTCCGCGGTGCGAGAAGGGGCGGATGTTCAAATCGTGGCTCAAGCTGGTCGATACCTGCCCCGAATGCGGGCTGAACTACCGCTTCGCCGCGCCGGACGACGGGCCGGCGTTCTTCTCGCAATGCATCGTCGCCTTCCCGCTGATCTTCCTCGTGTTGTGGCTGCAGGTCGCTTACGACCCGCCGGTGTGGGTCCATCTGTTCACCTCGGTGCCGCTGATGCTGGCGGGCTGCATCCTGCCGCTCCAGCCGATCAAGGGCTGGCTGGTCGCATCGCAATATATCAACCGCGCACAGGAAGCCGGGACCGAGGCGCTGTGGGCCAGGCTCGACGGGCGCGAGCCCGGCCAGGGCAGCTCGTTCGATGACTGA